A stretch of Gymnodinialimonas phycosphaerae DNA encodes these proteins:
- a CDS encoding ABC transporter permease has protein sequence MWTFLVRRLLQSIIVMIGVTLISFISLQIGGDPTYLFVSENATTEEIEAARIALGFDRPLYVQYLSYIGNVFQGDFGNSLSYRMPAMEVVLEAMPATIELTFFSLVLAIGLSIPLGIYAALNRGKPVDGGIMTVAMLGQSIPNFWMGIMMFLYFGLYLDWFPISGNVPFLEPLFEGEFREAFTNLPSTLHHMVLPALAVGTYTLARNARLVRSSMLEVLQQDYVRTARSKGISERRVVVNHALRNAWLPVVTMIGLEFGFLLGGVVVVETVFSYPGIGRLVFNAINQRDIPVVQASVILLAGIFILLNLIVDLIYARLDPRVKL, from the coding sequence ATGTGGACATTCTTGGTCCGGCGCTTGCTACAAAGTATCATCGTGATGATCGGCGTGACGCTGATCAGCTTCATCTCACTCCAGATCGGCGGCGATCCGACGTATCTTTTCGTGTCCGAGAACGCCACCACCGAAGAGATCGAGGCCGCGCGTATTGCCCTTGGCTTTGATCGCCCGCTTTACGTGCAATACCTCAGCTACATCGGTAACGTGTTTCAGGGCGATTTCGGCAATTCACTGAGCTATCGCATGCCCGCCATGGAAGTCGTGCTGGAGGCGATGCCGGCCACGATCGAGTTGACGTTCTTTTCCCTCGTGCTGGCGATCGGCCTGTCGATCCCGCTGGGCATCTATGCGGCGCTGAATCGGGGCAAGCCGGTTGATGGCGGGATCATGACGGTCGCGATGCTGGGGCAATCGATCCCGAATTTCTGGATGGGGATCATGATGTTCCTCTACTTCGGCCTCTATCTGGACTGGTTCCCAATTTCGGGCAACGTCCCATTCCTGGAGCCGCTTTTCGAAGGCGAGTTCCGCGAGGCTTTCACCAATCTTCCCAGCACTTTGCACCACATGGTGCTTCCCGCGCTGGCGGTTGGCACCTACACGCTGGCGCGTAACGCGCGGCTGGTGCGCTCGTCGATGTTGGAGGTGCTGCAACAGGATTACGTGCGCACCGCGCGGTCCAAGGGCATTTCCGAGCGCCGCGTGGTCGTGAACCACGCCCTGCGCAACGCCTGGCTGCCCGTTGTCACCATGATAGGGCTGGAGTTCGGGTTCCTTCTGGGCGGTGTCGTGGTGGTGGAAACGGTGTTCTCCTATCCCGGCATCGGGCGGCTGGTTTTCAACGCGATCAACCAGCGTGATATCCCGGTCGTGCAGGCCTCGGTCATCTTGCTGGCGGGAATTTTCATCCTTTTGAACCTGATCGTCGATCTGATCTATGCGCGGCTTGATCCGCGCGTGAAACTATAG